CAACTGCTCAGTGGTTGCTTCAAAACACTATTGTTTTGGAGTAATAGAGAACGGAGGGCCAAACGACAACCCCCCGCATCGTTTTATGGCTCGTTGATTCTCCCATACTTCTTTGTCGCTTAGCCTGTTGCTCTTTTAGTCGTCGATCCCTCTTTCCAAATCAAATCCTCACCACTGCTTCTACTTATTTATATCTGTTTGTCTCCTCGAGATTTTTGCAACATAGCCTCCAATTGTTTATACCCTATTAGGGTTTCATTCTCCTCAGGTTTACAACATCTCACTGTACAGTTTATTCTCCTCTCTATTCTCTTAGGGTTTTGCCTCTAATTTGTAGTTGTTGTGATTATGAGGTATTTTTATTAGAGATCTTTTGTTTGTACAGTAAGTGAAAAAGAGAGATGTATATAGAGGCTGTAATCATTTTTCCGATAGTGTAGTGAGCTCTCCTCaccggagctcaacgtggatgtaatGCTCTTTAACGGGTGAATCAAGGTAAATCGCTTTGTGTTCTTTTCACATTCTTATTgctttatttatgtttatacaTAAATGTCCATCTATCGATTGTTCTATTTATTTGATATTCTATTTTGGCTCTAAGTGTTAGAGGTGGCCGAGACTTGTCTCGACCCAACAATAATAACCTCTTGGTCCCTTGAATCTTTTTTGTTCATTCTTTAAATTGGTTGGTTTTGCTAAGAAAGTATAGCCTTTTGACATAGTGAAGGAAGAGACCATCCTTTGGGATTCAACCCTCAAAACCGGTTGGTTTTGCTAAGAAAGTAGAGCCTTTTGACATAGTGAAGGAAGAGACCATCCTTTGGGATTCAACCCTCAAAACCATAGAGTAGGCTTTATTCACTGATGGAAGTGAGTCTAGAAGTAAAATTTGATTTCGGACTTGATCGTAGCCATCATTCAAATCCATCAACCACTGCATCAATTTGTTCATGTTTGTGATTTCTGTCATGAATTTTGTCGCACCACAGTCACAGGCTGGGATGGGATCTACTTAAGCAAGTGCATCACATAACCATTTTAATCGAGTGTAATAAGTTGAAATCGAAGCATTTTCTTGTGAAATAGAGACAAATTGTCCCTGAATTTGGTAAATCAATGGACCATTGCTTTCACCAAATCTTTCAGCAATTTCTGTTCATAATTCTCTTACTGTTGTGGTATAGAGGAAAGCCTTCATCAACTCTTTCGATATGGTATTCAAAATAAACGATGTAACCATATAGTTACATCAATAAATCCTAATTTGTTCTTAGCTCCTAGGGCAATTTGCATAGCTCAACACCAAGATCTATAATTTGTTCCAGTTAAAGGTGAAGACATGAGAATCTTACCTAGATGATCCGATCCTTGAAGATGAAGAGGATCTCTATATTTGAAAGATTATAGGAAGATTTTGATTGTTATTACCTCCAAGCATATTTACGATAATCTCCGAGACAAACCACGTAATTCGGCAAAAAAATCAAAGGTAGAATGAGGAGGAACTTATGATCGAAAATAAGAGCAGACTGTGGCTTTAATACTACGTGAAGAAGTTTAATTCCTCTATAACTAGAGAATAGGTCAGAAAAGGAGACCAAAActggagaaaaaaagaatacTATTTCCTTCATCCTTCATATCTAGTGCCAAACCAGTATTCATacgagatatatatatatatatatatgagatataGGGATACGAACTTGCACAGTTGTAACTTACAAGAACAAACTAATAGACGTCTAACAGGGTAGCAAAATAGAGAGTACTtaactatttatataatatagaaTAGCTACTCGACTAATATACTTTCATCAAAAAGTGTAATCACACAGAAATTTTACAAATGTAACCTACGGGTACAGATTAAAACAGTAAAAAAGTTTTGTTTTTCAAGCAAACTtcgtattaaaaaaaatagaaataaagtcagctatatatataaacatgttCTAGGAAATAAGAATTCAGGTTGAGCGTTCTTTTTGGCAGTTGTGCATCGTGAATCAAATTTGATGATCCTGCTGTGAAAATTGGGCCTTTCGATGCAATATGCGTGATTATGAAAGTACATTCTAGGGTGATGTTTTTTAGCCTCTCAAGTTCAGTGTTAGAACTGTCACGAGAAAAAGTTAAACAGTTAGAGTGattataaaagttaaaaatcaCTTGTCGTCCTCACGTTTATAGCGGAACTAAGGATCGAATTGGCTGCTGAGTCCCCTAATTTATATCTCTTATTGATATCGTGGGGCCAAACAGAAGGACGCTTGTGATTGtgcgttaacaaaaaaaataaaatacaaagaaaCGAAATAGAATATCGGGGCTTTTGTTctgatttgaaaaatataaaaattatattataaattattgtttgatGTGGTTTAGATAATAcactaattttattaatttattaataaatagtaATTCAAAGTcagggaaaacaaaaaataaactaaaattatagtttttccagaatttttttaTGAGAAGTTACAATAAATAGTTgtttctattaaattaatttattcaaaattttcaaggtaGAGAAAGGCTAAAATTTTGTATACAAAAGTAgaagatatatttttatgtagatATTATACAAAATAGTTTACAAtctggttttaatttttttgtattacaaatcaaaatcaaattgtaAATTGcttctctcaattttttcaaactaaACCATTTTCTTAAGCCAAAGCCAAAATTAACTGGGTTAGTTTGATTAAATGATTTGGAAGAAGCTATGGCAGGGTCCTAAAAAAGTTAACAATTAAGAAGGGAGAGACGAGTTTGTTACGGTGTTTGATAACATTTATTTGATGTGTGTAAATCGAGAAGGAGGTGTGGACCCATTTGGGAATGGAACCCACACACCCATCCTTTTGTTAACCTGCGTCGGATAATATGACGTGGATAATATATCATTTCTCGATAGACTTgagatattaaaataataattatttaataattgaaaaaaaaaggggattTGGTGCCATAAGACGacctggaaaaaaaaaataaaaaattgaaaggcCGGCATTGATTTGCTAAGCCAGCAGGTCTTATTATACGAACAAATGCTAGCAACCAGAAGAGGCCACAAAAGCATCCGTGACTCAGCGTTCTATTTACGTGTTCGGCCGTGTGGAACTAAAATGGCATCAAAATCTACAGCCTTACCGAAATGCTCTATGACCCtcctttgtttttttcttccccTCCCTCCCCCTATATCTCCACGTTTCCTTTGTTCTTTCCTCAAAAGCATCCGCGACTCAGTGTTCTATTTATGTATTCGCGCCGTGTGGAACTAAAATGGCATCAAAATCTACAGCCTTACCGAAATGCTCTATGAgcctcttttgttttttcttcccCTCCCTCCCCCTATAGCTCCACGTCTCCTTAGTTCTTTCCTActcaagtctctctctctctctctctctctctctcatggaaGCAAGGCTCTTCCTGCAGTGTAAGAGCCATTTCTCAACTCCGGCACACCGGAGAAGCGTGCGTCCGGCTAAATATCCTCCTCCTATTCTCTCTGTTCTAACAAGGCCAGCAGATCACGTAAAGAAAGAATCAGACTCTAAGACAGTTCATAATGATAACTGGTTTGATCTCATCGCCATTAACCATCTTTCCCGGAGTGTCCAAGCCACAACAGgtaagcttcttcttcttatctgtTCTCATGTTAACGAAACACCATATGCAACACATCCAGTAAATGATTTTTGCATGCAAGTGGTTTGTGGTTGTACCTAATCAGGGGTGAGCAACAGTAAGAGTGGGTATAAAAGCTTGGTGGAGGCAGCTACCGTGGCCTCGCAGAGCTTCAACCCGATCCAACAACGCGAAGTAGTCATAAAAGCTCTTAACAAAGCCTTCCCAAGGCCTATCCTAACCATGGCAAGTTCTTTGTTATCATCGCCATCATTATTGTTTACCTAATATGTTATAGCTTTATTAATATTACAGTTGTTATCAAGAATCTGCAAGAGGATTTTACTTTATTTGTAAACTCCACTATGAACGTATTTGGATTCATAAGATTTTAAAAGATGACTTACATCTTGGGAAACCCTAATATGGGAGGTGACATGAGAAAGAGTGTTGGCCTTTATGAACCCAAATATGTTTacaaagaggtagaggaagggAGGTAGAGCCaataaagataattttgttttagttcACACGTCTACAGTTGAATGCTTAACTTTATCGtcatttatttttgattcaGGGCTTACAAgcttaattatcaaaacaattaaaaactcGTTTACACCACATCACTCAACTGCAAATCAGTTCCCAGAGAGGCTGGGTATATTATTCTGATTCCTTTTGCAAGAGATATTTAGTTCGAATGATGACAGGAAACAATTAAATCTAAACGCAAGAGGTTTTCTGGGAGGCATTGTTGTCCTATACAGTGTCTTCTTAACCCAGAAACTTAAAGGACAAAGGATTTGTGAAGAAATATGAGACATGAGCagaatcacttttttttttggtttttctatattattattttgattttatatataaattgatttgtaCAACTATTGATGTGTGCGACAATTGCAGATCAGGACATTGCTACCAAATTCGAAGTTTGCGAGGGAATATTTTGCTGTTTTCActactatattttttaagtgGTTGGTTGGGCCATGTGAGGTAAGGGTAACAAGATAGCtacatttatataaatgaaatcgcttaaaaaaaaaaaaaggaatgtAAAACATCTTTGGACATGATAAAAACTATACCATTTTCATACTAAAAGGCCAAAGGGTCACTTGGTCTTCTTGTTGGAGGAACACCACATAATGCAGTGAAGGTGTGTGTGCTCTTGCAATCTGGTGGgagtaatttaattatttaattttgttgcaAGGTGAGGGAGTCGGAGCTCGATGGTAGAAGAGAGAGGAATGTAGTCCACATAAAGAAATGCAGGTACCTTTTGCACTCCCAATTTTTGGAGACATAATTACTGCCCAAGGGGAACCCACATAACCTAATTCAAGACAACTTCAAAAAGGCTTGCTAAAAAAACAATATGCTCCAATGATTTTGCCGGTCCAGGACTCATTCTTTCCCAGAGCCATAATGAAAGGCCATCTTAAAATCATCTCACCCATATTAATTAACATCATCACTGCCATAATCTATGTCATCCTTTCATCCTATTACTACAAACTTTGCAGGTTTCTAGAGGAGTCAAATTGTGTTGGAATGTGCATTAACCTCTGTAAGATGCCATCCCAAACCTTCATCAAGGACTCCTTGGGCATGCCAATCAACATGGTTCCCAGTAAGTAtttgacaaaagaaattaattaccaaCATTAGACTGCCGCTTGGATGCAGCCCGTAGATTATGTCTAAAGCTCTATTTGATGCTCTAAAGCTCTAATATGTCAAGGAGAAAAACTTCAAATTGCCCAGATGTGACAGTAGACTGCATTTCAACacacaaaatagaaaataacattttgtttTCTGGGGCCTAGAAAGCCCCCAAAAAGTTTCCTTCAAGAAGTAAAAAACCATCTAGCTGGGGAGACTCATCTTCATGTACCAAAAATTCCCGCTTTTTTCTATCAAATTACTGTAAGTAAATCTGTTAAACAAGGAACAGGAGAAAGAaacttatttatgaaaataatagtaCCTGCACTGAAGGACGAAGAGTTTCCCATCAAGCTCAGTGGGGAGGGCCCATCCATAAACCACTAAGGGTGCAATGCTGCAACTAGATCCATCAAAACTCAGATGGAGAGTTCCGGCTTGTAGAGTAGAATATCTAAtcaaatgagcaagttataagCCAGGACAAAATTGCCTGAGCTCTTCGTCATGAAATGAGCAGAAATGTCATAGTTAGTGCTGCACATTCAGCCGTATAGCTAAATGAGAGACATCAAACCCCTTCATTTCTATGAAGCAATTATCATTCAATTACCTACCACGAATGATGCTAGCGTAAGTGTAGAGATGCCAATCCTTTAAAGCACCCAAGTCAGGAATTTATTGCTGCCTTCCTATGTCATAATGACTATTGGGAAAAGAAGAGCACTTAGGATCGCATTTCCACAATCTGTAGTAAAACAATGTTTGCACAATAGAAGTGATGAATCCATATTTCACCTCTTAGATACAATTCATAAAATCGTAATGCATTATTTGGTTCGTAGATTTTGAGGATATGAGTTGTGAGATGGTATATGGTCAGGGTCCTCCCCAAACAGCTGAAGATCCAGCATTTAAGCAGCCATGCTTCAAACTGTGTAAGTATTTTATATACCGTTTCATTTGTGTACTTACATTCCCTAAAATTCTTTAGCAACTTTCACTTACTGGtgagatgaaaaagaaaatcatactATCTGCCCCAAAATTTGTGTTATGACTCGTGCAGGCAGAGCAAACCAAAAGCATACCACAAATTGTTCCAGCGAGCAAAAATGGAGCATATCATAATAAACAGGATATAGAATAAGGTACTTCATTACTTAGAGAAAATCCTCAATTCTGCTGATTATTTATCAAACATATACTCAACTATATTCTAATGAATTTGTTGACACACACTAACTCTTTATTATTGATAGAAAATTAGTATTGAATTCTCCACCTATCTTATGATTCTGCACTTATATTCTGCAGTTATTTTTTTGGGCATTGGCAACTGATGGAGTGCATGAAGTCCAAtactatctattttttttttcttccgaATAGTCTTTCATGTTCATTcataaaatggtatttttgtAAATTCTGCATATTGTACCAAATGTGACGATTGCAATTTGATATAATTATCTAACCTCGTtaccaaaattcaaatatttgtaaATTGTAATGAATTAAGaagattataaaattaattttacaatacaTGAAAATTTTTGACGTAATGGTGTCAACTCATGAATTGATAAATGATGAATAAAACATAATTGATCGTGAAGCCACCGAAAAATTTTATTGTGAATCAATTGGATAAGCTACaaccattaaaattttaagatggCTGTATACTAAATGGTCAGATCGTGAAGGGATTTTGGATCTCATTCTGAAACGTGGTTATGGTGTCAACATCAGTGAGGCGTACCTACGAGTGGTTGGTCGTGCAGCAATTAAACTTCAGTAGTTGGAAAGCTCCAGAAGAATGGTAAAGATTGTAGTTCAGTATTTAGGTTATGATTTGTTTGGAAAATAAAGCGATAGGTACTCCACGAGGATAAATTTGAATGGATACCAAGGAAGTTTATTGGCAATCTTATTGAAGGTTGAACTGGGATAGCACTTATTCCGCTTAAAATTAATTGCCCAACAATTTAAGTCCTTATTTGGAAAAGCGTTTGACTGAAGATTTATTGTAGGGTTTAAGGTCGGCAGAGGTGGACCTTCAGTGCCTCCCACTTTTCTCATTTTACTGGTAGAGCTGAGGTTCTTGTGCTGTCTTTTCAGTCTCATTGAGAGATTGATGAACTAATGACCCACTTTGAccaattttattatttgctGCATGTACATCTTGTGCATATGAGTGCGTTTTTAAGCATTTAGGTGTGCAAACATGAGGCAGCAGGGTCAGTGGAGGGACAAGGTGTTTTGgtggaagaaagaaaactatGATGTTAAAGAAGACTGATTTGCACCTCCAGTAAGATGAGAGCAAGTTACCAGTGAGTGCAAAATAACAGTGCAATAAATGAATGCTTATATGCATTTCAGgcatatgtataaaataaaatctaatggCGTAGGATATGACAGAGCGCTAGAAGCCACTCAGCCAGACAGGTTGCTCCTAGGAAATTCCTGAAGACGAAAATGGCAAGGTCTTTTATAGAGACAGTTCCGTTGTCAACAAAGCATAGTCCATGTCACGATAGTTGTAATACTGTTTTCTATGAAGTGACTTCAACAAAATTTGAAGTTGTTCCAACTTTTAAATCTGAATTAAAGTGCCTAGCATATTAATATGTAAGACACACTTCAACTCCAGAGCCCCCTTACACACAATACCCAGTGCTGTGATACAGTTAGTAAGATGGTTTGccattttaatttactttttctgGAACATTTAgcatatttaataatttatttgtctaGTTTCTAAGGACAATGAAAGAAAGTCTtcaaacaaatttcaaaaatctTCATGAAATTTCTGTAAACCAATATAATCTCAATTGAAGATTCTGAGACAAAGCAGTTTGTAAGAAATATTTCCCAAATCCTGATAGTGGACAGAATTAAGAAGCAATATAAGTTAGAATGCaaatatttgtaattttcaGTAGTGTAAGAACTATAGAAGGAAGAcatatcccccccccccccccccccaaaccaaaataaaaattaactcctCAACCTAAAAAGATCTTTGTGCAATTTACAATTGACTCCTCCAAGTCCATTTCTTCCATTCTGTTCTCCTTCCATGCTTCTTACTACAACTTTGTGGAAGGAAAATAATAGGAGGGGAAAATAAATTTGGggtaatttcattttctttatatttttttttgtgttgaaaAATCCTAGTTCCAAACATATCGTTCAAGGGGGAAGAGCAAGCAGTCTTCAAGGCACAGGTCAAATGACTGAAACACGATAAGCTAGAATTTGCACTAGTAGGTCGTGGATTTGATTCTTTACCTTACCCAATAAATCAAAACCTCAActtgtaatttatctttttacttgtaatttatctcttttaccAAAATCAAAGATACGAGTGGCATGAGACCACACAAGATTCTCAACCGGGGGGTGTGAGCAAGgaacaattaaatgataacTGAGTACCAAATACAGAATCTACTGTAGCTGAATGAATGCTAGTTTGGCTGTTAACGTATCATGGCCAGCAAAACACAAACTGACTTCGTGAATGTATTATTATGCAACAATGACGAAATCCAGCACCGAGCATTCGTATACAATAAAATCACTTCACGTTTCTAATCCAATACGACCGCAGTTCTTGTAACAAATCAAATTCTAGATAATGCAGGACGATCAGTCAGCAGTCGATGCGGatcaaataaaagtaaaaacGAAGATTGATCAAGATAGATATCTCGCGGACATCACTTAGGAATCATACTTGCATATTTGAACAAATTGGATTACCTTCGTCGATCTCCGCCTGATTCTCACATTGATTGAACTCCTCAGTAATTCCATGGCAGTGATGATTGCAGTGTTTCCTTCCACAACcggaaatggagagagagagagagagagagagagagagagagaggactcGCTCGGAGCAGAGTACATTATATATACCGTGGATCATCCGGCGCTCTGTTTGGAGCTTCCGCAAGAGGAGATAAAATCGTAAAACAGAAAGCTCAGAAAACGTGAGGAAAGTATACCTTCCCTAGAGATTATGTGACGAAGTAAACATTTTTACTCTCTTAATTTCTGtattattaaaaaacaaaaatattatttacacacATAACTATGATACTTTACGTTATAATCGGGTAACTCTTTCCGTAAGTGTACTTTTCTTCGTTAGCATGTTGTCACATCAGAATTTATGCTAGTAACTTTTGTTAGGATttgtaattcaaaatatattgataaatatttgtatttaattttcatttcatttgtattatattttggcttaatttaatttgcatatgaatttgttattttgagttatgTAAAATTAAGTTGGGTTGGGCCGTTGGTGTCTCCCACCCAACAAGCCCAAGTCCAAGTTTATTGTTGGTGTCTCCTATCCAACAAGCCCAAGTTCAAGTTTATTGTGTCAAACTCATTTATTCCATCTATGTCCTtggctcatatatatatatatatatatatatatataaagcaataAGATTTGGCAGAAATCTATAGAACTCGTCActttaacacacacacacactctagAAACCCTAATCGTTCAAGCGAAAGAGAGAACAGATTCAAGAAGCAAGATAGAAGAAGGGGAAAGGCGAACTCGACGATTAGAAGGAATGAAGAAGCGTGCGTTTCCAATCTTGTCTCACGGTATGTACGTGTCACTTGGGGTGGTTTTTCATGAGAGATTGGTGAGGTATGAGTGCTAGGTTGCTCAAGTATTTTAAGCATTGTACTCTATTGCTTTATTCGTTGTTATGGTTTTTGATTTGTGAAGACTATGAGGATCTTGTATATGTAAtctttaaatcacttgattatTCTAGTgaattgactagaggcggagcttCTACCATGAGTAGGATTCTTTCGAATCCGAACACGTATGTGTCTTGTTCGATTTCTGATTTCTAATGTGTTGAGTGTGTTGCATTCATTTTCGTATCTTcgttttatttgaatatttcttGAATCGTTGATATTGCCGTAGTCTTAGTTGTGTGATTGTTCACAGCTAACATCAACAACCTTCAATTGGGTTATTGGGTTTTACTTGATCACCACTCGTTACTAGTGTTGTCTACAATTGATTTTGCTAGATCTTGCAACATTCTTTGTTGTCCTCGAGCTCAACCTTGTTAACTTGACGTGCAAGAGGAGGGAAGGGTTCAATCCGCTGGTTTGTGCTTAATTCAATCACTAATTCTATGGTTAAATgatctaaaaataatacaatcaaTACCTAATAAATTAGGTACTTAgctcttaaaaaaaattccccCTTATATAAGCACATGGAGGGATTGATAAAGGGCCATGATTGCGCCACTTGGTTGATCAGAGGTCAGCCCAGTACAATCAAAATTTGGGGCTAGTGGATGTTTTGGGTAGTGCCAGATGGAAAGTTAGACTTAAAGAGTGCATGAGTCGTCTCAATGCAAAACGGACTGGACCTTGGGCTTGGTTTAAGTCCAAGCCCAACCCCTTCGATTTTCATAGACCGGATGGGTTAGTAAGGggcattttcattttatttttttttatgatccaAGTTTTGAGCTTTGCCCGATTAGTTTTGAGAGAGAGCGATATTCTTCTCTGGTTCCAATGGTTCGTCCTCCAAATAAATTTAGATGCGGTCACAACCTATACACACTCGGAATAGACATTCAAAAAGCAATTACCCTCTCTGTGGATCTTCCTTAACGTCGTGCGAACGAAACTTTCAAAGAAAGAACAAAGCGCACCAAACCCCTACCTCTACAAAAATTCGAACTTCCAATATTTACTTTAATCTCTTAGTGCTTTATCGTTGCATCATGTTTGGAGGGgctcattttcatatttttacttGAAGTTGGAATGCCCTATCATCACTTGGATGACGTgtttaaatagcatttttgcttaaaaaataatttatcattttatttgttaaaaatctGCAATATCTTGTATTAAACTGAAgaactatttttcttatttaattctcGCACGTCTATTGTTTAGATTTATGTCAATTATTCATAAATCATTTTACTAATGCAAGAGAAAGTTTCAATTATTTCAGAAATAGGAGAGAACAAATGAAGTGGGGACGGTAGAGAGCATTGTTTTAAAAACCATACTAGATCGGTCAATCAGACCGGTTTAACCTGGAATTGGTGGTCTATTCGGTCCAGTTTgacataaaaattcaaattttcttcaACCCGGTCAAATTCAGTCGAACAGGGAACCGGGTTTATTCCGATTTTTTTCACCCtctcacttatttttaaatttttaattcttaattaattctttaataacatatataacaattatatataaaaaattattgtatattagttaataatagcatttctcataataatatatagaatattagtatttcaaatatatattaaaatatatattatttaattataaaatatatatatatatgacatcatccgGTTGGACTACTCCGATTGGACCAACCGACCTGTGACCCAATTAATAGGTTGATTCACTCTTCgatccgatttttaaaacattggtagagagagaagagattTCTTCCCTTTTGTTCCCCCATTTTATCGTCTATCTTTATTCTGTAAAAATGCAGTTTTGGCCCATTCTATTGGACTTCAAAGCCCATTTAAAGGCCCGTTAAGGACCTTTGCTGTCAGGACCGAACCCATTTTACTAGTCACACAAAGCCCAACCCACGGTcataaaacaagaaagatttgaagcaatttaactcttggattttttatttttttttatgacttaagTGTGAGTTTCACCCAACTAATCGTGAAAAAAAGGTCTTTT
The Diospyros lotus cultivar Yz01 chromosome 12, ASM1463336v1, whole genome shotgun sequence DNA segment above includes these coding regions:
- the LOC127786565 gene encoding beta-carotene isomerase D27, chloroplastic isoform X2 — translated: MEARLFLQCKSHFSTPAHRRSVRPAKYPPPILSVLTRPADHVKKESDSKTVHNDNWFDLIAINHLSRSVQATTGVSNSKSGYKSLVEAATVASQSFNPIQQREVVIKALNKAFPRPILTMIRTLLPNSKFAREYFAVFTTIFFKWLVGPCEVRESELDGRRERNVVHIKKCRFLEESNCVGMCINLCKMPSQTFIKDSLGMPINMVPSRANQKHTTNCSSEQKWSIS
- the LOC127786565 gene encoding beta-carotene isomerase D27, chloroplastic isoform X1 encodes the protein MEARLFLQCKSHFSTPAHRRSVRPAKYPPPILSVLTRPADHVKKESDSKTVHNDNWFDLIAINHLSRSVQATTGVSNSKSGYKSLVEAATVASQSFNPIQQREVVIKALNKAFPRPILTMIRTLLPNSKFAREYFAVFTTIFFKWLVGPCEVRESELDGRRERNVVHIKKCRFLEESNCVGMCINLCKMPSQTFIKDSLGMPINMVPNFEDMSCEMVYGQGPPQTAEDPAFKQPCFKLCRANQKHTTNCSSEQKWSIS
- the LOC127786565 gene encoding beta-carotene isomerase D27, chloroplastic isoform X3 → MEARLFLQCKSHFSTPAHRRSVRPAKYPPPILSVLTRPADHVKKESDSKTVHNDNWFDLIAINHLSRSVQATTGVSNSKSGYKSLVEAATVASQSFNPIQQREVVIKALNKAFPRPILTMIRTLLPNSKFAREYFAVFTTIFFKWLVGPCEVRESELDGRRERNVVHIKKCRFLEESNCVGMCINLCKMPSQTFIKDSLGMPINMVPRSSPNS